A portion of the Rhizoctonia solani chromosome 6, complete sequence genome contains these proteins:
- a CDS encoding Dyp-type peroxidase family, translating into MTTKQFIFTHTSECTNKDFRSEVDLDDIQGDVVVQFPKRVKILFSLRSVMELYAGFETPDVLKQGQLVCAEKLGDPMEDGKPKEWIDEFKKQHDQIHGILLIAGDSDSTLQKFRDDVKLALGNNAEVIYELRGQVRPGANKVGLPDFICGSVNLSFVLQGHEHFGWKDEAERGNILVGHPGDNDRTSSDKSKAFKRPGWAKNGSYMAFRQYDQLVPEFHKWTVDNAIDLKIPGMSPDQLREKGAALRAAQLVGRWPSGTPLELSPHEDNLSIASNPKRVNDFLFKPDDQTKCPFSAHIRKLNPRVDYSNSDNDRLKFNFGENSIIRAGIAYGPEVEPEENKEHKTRHSRGLAFVAYQNDIIQGFQLQQTAWANNTEFPPTKHNGPNFDFWGLDPLIGQNQQSQPAEARVTTDNVGNSVNIGRFIIPRGGAYFFVPPLQTLKQLCAVHM; encoded by the exons ATGACTACAAAACAATTCATCTTCACCCATACTTCCGAGTGCACCAACAAGGACTTCAGATCTGAGGTCGACCTTGATGACATTCAGGGCGATGTGGT TGTCCAGTTTCCAAAACGTGTGAAGATTTTATTTTCTTTAAGATCCGTGATGGAG CTCTATGCTGGTTTTGAAACTCCCGACGTTCTCAAGCAAGGCCAATTGGTGTGCGCTGAAAAACTAGGCGATCCTATGGAAGACGGGAAGCCAAAAGAATGGATCGACGAATTTAAGAAGCAGCATGACCAAATTCATGGCATCCTACTTATTGCAGGCGATTCGGATTCTACTCTACAAAAATTCAGAGACGATGTCAAGTTAGCCTTGGGCAATAATGCAGAAGTAATTTACGAGCTTAGAGGTCAGGTCCGCCCTGGTGCTAACAAGGTTGGTCTTCCTGATTTCATTTGTGGGTCGGTTAATCTATCGTTTGTGCTCCAGGGTCATGAACATTTTGGTTG GAAGGACG AAGCTGAACGCG GAAACATTTTGGTGGGACACCCAGGCGATAATGACCGCACGAGCAGCGATAAAAGCAAGGCTTTTAAGCGACCTGGTTGGGCTAAAAATGGAAGCTATATGGCCTTTAGACAGTATGATCAATTGGTTCCGGAATTTCACAAATGGACAGTGGACAACGCTATCGACCTAAAAATACCTGGAATGTCACCCGATCAGCTCAGGGAGAAGGGTGCTGCGCTGCGTGCTGCTCAGTTAGTTGGACGATGGCCAAGCG GAACACCTTTGGAACTCTCGCCGCACGAAGATAACCTATCCATTGCCAGCAATCCCAAACGAGTTAACGATTTCTTATTCAAGCCTGATGATCAAACGAAATGTCCATTCTCTGCCCACATTCGTAAACTGAACCCCCGGGTTGACTATTCAAATTCCGACAATGATAGGCTCAAGTTTAACTTTGGCGAAAACAGTATCATACGAGCCGGGATTGCATACGGACCTG AGGTAGAACCTGAAGAGAATAAAGAACACAAGACGCGACATAGCCGTGGGCTAGCTTTTGTTGCTTACCAAAATGACATTATCCAAGGGTTTCAATTGCAGCAGACTG CCTGGGCGAACAACACTGAATTCCCCCCAACCAAACACAATGGCCCAAACTTCGATTTCTGGGGACTAGATCCCTTGATTGGGCAGAACCAACAGTCGCAACCAGCTGAGGCCCGTGTAACGACTGATAATGTGGGAAACAGTGTCAATATCGGGCGATTCATTATTCCACGCGGAGGCGCCTACTTCTTTGTCCCGCCGCTCC
- a CDS encoding chitin deacetylase codes for MLAFVALCSALASTTAASALPSKWYREVGANDHPVHKLFSRQTATAAVGSPEWRAKFPTGALNATSVPQAWRDALKAGIDSGKIPSTSTVPVATTAGVYRDRNGKTLDAGKAPICSSTVGCKDDTQIYDVPDGIVALSFDDGPYPASPVLYKFLRENNQKVTHFYIGSNILEYPEIFKEAYEVNQNDIAVHTWSHQQTTTLSDDMVLAELGWCCQIIHDSTGGRLPRYWRPPYGDSDMRVRAIAKEVFGMETVIWNDDTDDWKIAEGTQTLNGAKKVLSDAYAGPKSPGLNILEHEQSNTTIKVFTDTYPLIAQNGWKAHSIPDAFGEDWYLNSEDNTSPVGDRAVAGGPNDNVPSSDPTPTPGSGNTTGTNGGSSSPTGTPQGQSSDASRLTIGSSAFGLVLAGLLSLV; via the exons ATGTTGGCCTTTGTCGCGCTCTGCTCTGCGCTTGCCTCGACCACTGCTGCGAGTGCTTTGCCGAGCAAGTGGTACCGCGAAGTCGGAGCCAATGACCATCCGGTACACAAGCTCTTCTCCAGGCAGACCGCTACCGCTGCCGTTGGCTCTCCTG AGTGGAGGGCAAAGTTCCCCACTGGCGCGCTCAACGCTACTTCGGTGCCCCAAGCATGGCGCGATGCCTTGAAGGCCGGGATTGACTCGGGCAAGATTCCCTCTACGAGCACCGTTCCTGTCGCCACCACTGCTGGCGTTTACCGCGACCGAAACGGAAAGACCCTCGACGCAGGCAAAGCTCCTATTTGCTCAAGTACCGTAGGATGCAAAGACGACACCCAGATCTACGACGTTCCCGACGGTATTGTCGCTCTCTCCTTCGACGATGGTCCCTACCCTGCCAGCCCGGTGCTGTACAAGTTCTTGAGGGAAAACAACCAAAAAGTTACTCACTTCTATATTG GTTCTAATATCCTCGAGTACCCGGAGATTTTCAAGGAAGCGTACGAAGTGAATCAGAATGACATTGCGGTGCATACCTGGTCCCACCAGCAGACCACTACTCTCTCCGACGACATGGTCTTGGCTGAACTTGGATGGTGCTGCCAAATCATTCACGACTCGACTGGCGGTCGCCTTCCCCGGTACTGGCGTCCGCCGTATGGAGATTCAGACATGCGCGTTCGTGCCATCGCGAAAGAAGTCTTTGGTATGGAAACTGTCATCTGGAATGACGATACCGACGACTGGAAGATCGCCGAGGGTACTCAAACCCTCAACGGTGCCAAGAAGGTTCTTTCAGACGCGTACGCAGGTCCCAAGTCCCCGGGTCTCAATATTCTCGAACACGAGCAGTCCAACACGACCATCAAGGTATTCACCGACACTTACCCTCTGATCGCCCAGAACGGATGGAAGGCCCACTCCATCCCCGACGCGTTCGGCGAAGACTGGTACCTCAACTCCGAGGACAACACTAGCCCCGTTGGCGATCGTGCTGTTGCCGGTGGACCGAATGACAATGTTCCCTCGTCTGACCCCACCCCTACCCCTGGAAGCGGAAACACGACTGGCACCAACGGAGGTTCGAGCTCACCCACCGGTACTCCTCAAGGCCAATCTTCCGACGCCAGCCGTCTAACCATCGGCTCGTCCGCATTCGGTCTCGTTCTTGCAGGACTATTATCACTCGTCTAG
- a CDS encoding Hybrid signal transduction histidine kinase yields the protein MSSTMASRRFNSNADQLQSLPELRSANRLNERIDTTRVVFRVFDSSSFRGYHPANGFEATGFDKTSLSYAHLAEAHVDRDNRNIITPWLSTSRGPFPPVHSLSLLSPNSKLRQFANISDEILIYGHIPPSAIISVWKFEKIERSVDIVGIPRIISQKMPTDGYESYRDVHHNLVTFFKSSSSAIIWQAREEGQRCADIAINMLYHGYDQLDQELEEMLAPIRGTRTWAYEKRVSSGNVDGLIREVNGMSCGGASEPSNLGVHGTNMPQPSKLGGKFVLLKKGAIKCKSPFKFSTFPRLTDTLQSLQKSFKTKTGLRSDQTANTNMLKEDPNDVSAAALVAISQALVTIATSNSSAASLLEPISTTNFIPPQNAVTVNILWYISLSLSIATAFLAMLAKDWCYSFWSRRTGHPRDQAYRRQRKWKMIERWKMQELIIVLPLLMHLSLRESSKSGTTYSLLTILRNLKCYSQ from the exons ATGTCCTCCACAATGGCATCCAGACGATTCAATTCGAACGCCGACCAATTGCAATCGTTACCTGAACTGCGGTCTGCCAATCGCCTCAATGAACGGATAGACACTACCAGGGTTGTCTTTCGAGTGTTTGATTCCAGCTCTTTCCGAGGCTATCACCCTGCTAATGGATTCGAAGCCACTGGGTTCGACAAAACCAGCCTCAGTTACGCTCATCTTGCAGAGGCTCACGTCGACAGAGATAACCGAAATATCATTACTCCGTGGCTGTCGACCTCGC GCGGCCCCTTCCCCCCTGTGCACTCCCTGTCACTTCTCAGCCCGAACAGTAAACTCAGGCAATTTGCCAACATTTCTGATGAGATCCTTATTTACGGTCATATACCCCCTAGCGCTATCATCTCGGTCTGGAAGTTCGAGAAAATTGAGAGGTCGGTTGATATCGTCGGTATACCGCGCATCATTTCCCAGAAGATGCCAACCGATGGCTACGAGAGCTACCGAGACGTTCATCACAACCTCGTGACATTCTTTAAAAGCTCTTCATCCGCTATAATATGGCAGGCCCGAGAAGAAGGACAGCGCTGTGCAGATATTGCCATCAATATGTTGTATCACGGGTACGACCAGCTCGATCAAGAACTTGAAGAGATGCTGGCTCCAATAAGAGGCACAAGGACTTGGGCTTACGAAAAGCGAGTTTCTTCCG GTAACGTGGATGGTTTGATTAGAGAGGTCAATGGTATGTCGTGTGGGGGGGCATCCGAACCGTCCAACCTAGGTGTTCATGGCACTA ATATGCCTCAACCCTCCAAATTAGGAGGGAAGTTTGTGCTTCTCAAAAAGGGGGCAATCAAATGTAAAAGTCCTTTCAAGTTTTCAACCTTTCCTCGCCTGACTGACACACTTCAAAGTTTGCAAAAATCGTTCAAAACCAAGACAGGACTCAGGTCGGACCAAACAGCCAACACAAA TATGCTCAAGGAGGATCCCAACGATGTCTCTGCAGCGGCACTGGTTGCAATCTCCCAAGCCCTGGTTACGATTGCTACTAGTAACTCATCTGCAGCTTCGCTATTAGAACCAATCAGCACTACCAATTTTATTCCGCCACAGAATGCCGTTACCGTTAACATACTATGGTACATTTCGCTCAGCCTGAGCATAGCAACCGCATTTTTGGCTATGCTTGCCAAGGATTGGTGTTATTCATTCTGGTCTCGCCGTACTGGACACCCACGAGATCAGGCATATCGCCGGCAGCGCAAGTGGAAAATGATCGAGCGCTGGAAAATGCAAGAACTTATTATAGTCTTACCATTGCTGATGCATTTATCGTTACGTGAGTCTTCCAAAAGCGGAACAACTTATTCCTTGCTCACTATTCTCCGGAATTTGAAGTGTTATTCTCAGTAG
- a CDS encoding MYND Zn-finger protein, with protein MSTIRGYAKLHKGDMFEYYYGFLCVRHLIRMTSSVFADAGGLTTEDIEFLIDLLWGSRKSVLPLCFKGLLPGFPVLLFLLYNMTDYTDLLDPTLAGSPRLGPALLSRGLEYYERNILRQVSRWIHDKVLARFRTVALDYVPVDDDDARGRQSLFGSVIPPILYLSHLLCFWCR; from the exons ATGTCTACGATACGGGGCTACGCAAAACTACACAAGGGCGAT ATGTTTGAGTATTATTATGGATTCCTATGTGTTCGGCATCTTATCCGGATG ACTTCGTCAGTTTTTGCCGATGCTGGCGGATTAACAACCGAGGATATCGAGTTCTTGATCGACCTTCTTTGGGGAAGCCGCAAATCTGTCCTTCCTCTTTGCTTTAAAGGGCTCCTCCCCGGATTCCCAGTACTTCTATTCTTGCTCTATAATATGACAGATTACACCGATCTTCTTGA TCCCACTTTGGCTGGAAGTCCAAGACTTGGTCCAGCGCTGCTATCTCGCGGACTCGAGTACTACGAGAGAAATATCTTAAGACAGGTTAGCCGGTGGATCCACGACAAGGTTCTGGCCCGTTTTAGGACCGTAGCATTAGACTATGTTCCTGTCGACGATGACGACGCACGCGGTCGTCAAAGCTTATTCGGATCTGTTATCCCGCCAATCCTCTATCTCTCGCACCTGTTATGCTTCTGGTGTCGATGA
- a CDS encoding Retrovirus-related Pol polyprotein from transposon TNT 1-94, which yields MVDTNPSTSTNNGMSGLHRIPPLRGTDNYNMWRTQMEDILTDLDLYGYVNGTITMPSLTTTTTTPSASGSSGKDAQASTSTGTNEEYLKWSKSDRKALVNIRLRVDGNVLTHIQGCTTSADAWNTLATTFQVKGTVGLIDLRRKFFSHRMTDGEDIEEHIQRMRGWFQRINDIKPNSINEADWITTLVASLPDSWDSFTQSVSFQFDMDNKSTLTNEINDLRSRILAEAHRKSIRNTDGKAFFSSNKPLFNRSVRTNSSQRGPDKSKSKCNNCGKIGHWAAECRGPGGGAYKHGQQNRGNQPNRRFNSSNKPRNNNARTHIAVAENSKTNDYAFSTFENLREDFSKSTCTWIADSGTTTHIANDQRLFTDYRKSSDYVTGVAGKEPILGRGTVELWCLIDPEKTERRKITLTNVAHVPSSPANLISLSLITDKGYRVSMDRDQLVIYGPNNELITFGSKLQNRSQGNLWKLNAKTINKVSVNNKHTPTELALVKQTGRTWLDWHKVLGHIGPQALQRIKNTNAVNGMEIVEDNIGLNFELVTDVWGPARTPSIGRYKYYVSFTDVATCFTRLGFLRHKDETLNEYKSFEALLNTQKDKKIKRVRFDNGREFVNNDWIEHAAQRGTVLETTAPYSAQQNGIAERLNRTLTDKARAMLLESAAPKFLWNEALAYACYLKNRVPTQVHGTFWKTPFEAFWGRKPDVSVLRPWGTKCYVLDQGENQSKLDSKTFTATFVGISDVQGKSWRYYKTGANRILHSRNISFPKDHAAIEDVADNTDWGELVAPPAEGEMTQTDSAAERPTEPTGTGGAHVVSKNKENDSKLPSDKKPIKSELKTEGTTSNSHTQPIQQPVVPKSNTSRSKPAMRTNPSAVTTQLIQAINALTPGSGDGIQTRSRNPNAPAISLARERGGVKISIDDTTPSGQSAPNISNKVTNLAVELEDIFAGSSNTNSSESNDHRTFSLLTDTSSVLSAPTIPSELAFALDAPPTPQSTTSIDGTLADEFGCLQLSDYTPTEPDSPLATTGHLEQSWAALADPSDPNDHPTVEEALAGPQANEWSEAMRKEVSTLKRMGTYEHVEPPKDRKPIGNKWVLTLKRNADGEPERYKARLVAQGFSQQPGIDFDKTFAPVVRLDSIRSLVSLANNNNWDIRQLNVNAAYLHAEVDKELYMRQIPYFEDGTNRVLKLKRSIYGLKQAGRMWNKLYDTKLQSIGYRPCLTDLCVYYRLEDYEGELCVSIIATHVDNSIVITSTNTTDFAISKLLGKFNMRDLGPIHYFLGIAFKRDHERGILCLNQTAYINNLVHFAGLKDAFSADTPLSPSVQLTRFDGAKPKFNYGTYIGKLLYAALCTRPDIAYAVAHLAQFTTCFGPAHVTQVKRLVRYLKGTLTLGLTYRRSAEGFGEIGYSDADWGSNLIDRKSISGHVFMLGGAAVSWSAKKQATVALSTMEAEYMALSHACTQALWMRQFFEELYLYADAPTLILSDNLAALTLSVESQFHGRSKHIDIRHHFMRDIIEKRKVTTLYVPSNENLADAFTKALPAPQFRYLMRSIMGEPIEESIEDELIN from the exons ATGGTTGATACTAACCCTAGTACATCAACTAACAACGGTATGAGCGGTTTACACCGCATACCACCCCTGCGAGGGACTGACAATTACAACATGTGGCGCACAcagatggaagacatacttaCCGATCTTGATCTGTATGGCTACGTTAACGGAACGATAACTATGCCGTCATTGACAACAACGACAACTACGCCAAGTGCATCTGGCAGTAGTGGGAAGGATGCTCAGGCATCCACATCAACTGGTACAAACGAAGAATACCTTAAATGGAGTAAATCCGACCGTAAAGCATTAGTGAACATACGCCTGAGAGTTGACGGGAATGTACTTACACACATACAAGGTTGTACAACCTCCGCCGACGCTTGGAATACGCTCGCGACTACATTCCAAGTTAAGGGAACAGTCGGATTAATCGATCTTCGAAGGAAGTTCTTTAGCCACAGGATGACTGACGGCGAAGACATTGAAGAACACATACAGCGAATGCGTGGATGGTTCCAGCGAATCAACGACATAAAACCAAACTCAATAAATGAAGCCGATTGGATCACAACTTTAGTAGCTAGCTTACCTGACTCGTGGGATTCATTTACCCAGTCAGTAAGTTTCCAATTCGACATGGACAACAAAAGTACCCTGACAAATGAAATCAACGACCTACGATCACGCATCCTTGCAGAAGCACATAGAAAAAGCATTAGGAACACGGACGGAAAGGCATTTTTTAGCTCAAATAAACCCCTATTCAACCGATCTGTACGCACCAATTCAAGCCAACGTGGACCAGACAAGTCTAAATCCAAGTGCAACAACTGCGGAAAGATTGGTCACTGGGCAGCGGAGTGCCGCGGCCCAGGCGGCGGTGCATACAAACACGGTCAACAGAACAGAGGAAATCAACCTAATCGACGTTTTAACTCATCGAACAAACCCCGAAACAACAACGCTCGTACGCATATAGCCGTTGCAGAAAATAGCAAGACTAACGACTACGCGTTCTCAACCTTCGAGAACCTACGCGAAGATTTTAGCAAGTCCACATGCACATGGATAGCTGATAGCGGCACAACTACTCACATTGCAAATGATCAACGACTATTCACCGACTATAGGAAATCCTCGGATTATGTTACCGGCGTAGCCGGTAAAGAGCCGATTCTGGGCCGAGGCACTGTGGAGCTATGGTGCCTAATTGATCCTGAGAAGACCGAACGAAGAAAGATTACGCTTACCAATGTGGCCCACGTGCCTAGTTCCCCGGCAAACCTCATCAGTTTATCACTAATCACTGATAAGGGATATCGCGTCTCGATGGATCGAGACCAATTAGTAATATATGGTCCAAACAACGAACTGATCACCTTTGGTTCGAAGCTACAAAATAGAAGTCAAGGGAACCTATGGAAACTAAATGCCAAAACAATAAACAAAGTCAGTGTGAACAATAAGCATACACCCACAGAACTCGCACTCGTGAAACAAACCGGTCGAACTTGGCTCGACTGGCACAAAGTACTCGGACACATCGGCCCGCAAGCCCTTCAACGAATCAAGAACACGAACGCAGTTAATGGCATGGAAATAGTAGAAGATAACATAGGACTCAACTTCGAAT TAGTAACTGACGTATGGGGACCTGCCCGCACCCCTTCGATTGGACGATACAAGTACTACGTATCATTCACCGATGTAGCCACTTGTTTTACTCGTTTAGGCTTCTTACGACACAAGGACGAGACGTTAAACGAATATAAATCGTTTGAAGCACTATTAAATACACAAAAGGACAAGAAAATAAAACGAGTAAGATTCGACAATGGCAGAGAGTTTGTGAACAACGATTGGATCGAACATGCAGCCCAGAGAGGGACCGTTTTGGAAACAACGGCCCCGTACTCAGCTCAACAGAATGGAATCGCCGAACGATTGAACCGAACACTTACCGACAAAGCTCGAGCAATGTTACTCGAGTCAGCCGCTCCAAAATTCCTATGGAATGAAGCATTGGCGTACGCGTGCTACTTGAAGAATCGAGTACCCACGCAAGTGCATGGTACATTCTGGAAAACACCGTTTGAGGCGTTCTGGGGACGAAAGCCCGACGTTAGTGTCCTGCGACCTTGGGGTACCAAATGCTACGTACTTGATCAAGGTGAAAATCAATCAAAATTGGACTCCAAGACCTTCACGGCAACATTTGTAGGTATCTCTGATGTACAAGGCAAGAGTTGGCGTTACTACAAAACCGGAGCGAATCGGATATTGCACTCACGCAATATCTCGTTCCCGAAGGACCATGCGGCAATCGAAGACGTTGCAGATAACACCGATTGGGGAGAATTGGTTGCTCCGCCcgctgagggggagatgactcAAACCGACAGCGCTGCGGAACGACCAACCGAACCTACTGGAACAGGGGGagcacatgtagttagtaaaAACAAAGAAAATGACTCGAAACTACCTAGCGATAAAAAGCCTATAAAGAGCGAACTAAAGACTGAGGGAACAACATCGAACTCACATACTCAACCAATCCAACAACCTGTTGTCCCTAAGTCTAATACCTCTCGCTCTAAGCCTGCTATGCGCACCAACCCTAGCGCTGTTACTACTCAGTTGATTCAAGCGATTAATGCACTCACCCCCGGTAGTGGAGATGGAATCCAAACCCGTAGTCGGAATCCTAACGCCCCTGCCATCTCTCTCGCAAGAGAAAGAGGCGGAGTCAAGATCTCCATCGATGACACCACCCCATCCGGTCAGTCTGCACCTAATATCTCGAACAAAGTCACTAACCTAGCTGTAGAACTCGAGGATATCTTTGCCGGTTCTAGCAACACCAACAGCTCCGAGAGCAATGATCACCGCACATTCAGCCTACTCACCGACACCTCCTCCGTACTATCCGCACCTACCATCCCGTCCGAACTTGCCTTTGCACTGGATGCCCCGCCAACGCCGCAATCAACTACGTCCATTGACGGTACGCTGGCAGACGAATTCGGCTGCCTCCAGTTATCCGACTACACTCCAACCGAGCCGGATTCCCCCCTGGCGACAACCGGGCATCTGGAACAATCCTGGGCCGCGTTGGCCGATCCGTCCGACCCAAACGACCACCCCACCGTGGAGGAGGCCCTTGCAGGACCACAGGCAAACGAATGGTCGGAGGCAATGCGGAAGGAGGTCAGCACACTCAAGAGGATGGGTACGTACGAACACGTTGAACCCCCTAAAGATCGTAAACCCATTGGAAACAAATGGGTACTGACACTCAAACGGAACGCCGATGGTGAACCAGAACGCTACAAGGCGCGATTAGTTGCACAAGGGTTCAGTCAACAACCCGGCATCGATTTTGACAAGACGTTCGCACCTGTCGTACGTCTTGACTCGATTCGTTCTCTTGTCTCACTCGCTAACAACAACAACTGGGACATTCGTCAGCTCAACGTCAACGCCGCTTACCTACATGCTGAAGTTGACAAAGAACTATATATGCGACAAATCCCCTACTTCGAAGATGGTACGAATCGTGTCCTCAAGCTTAAACGTTCTATTTACGGTCTGAAACAAGCCGGACGTATGTGGAACAAGCTATACGATACCAAACTCCAATCAATTGGCTACCGCCCCTGTCTCACCGACTTGTGTGTCTACTACCGCCTTGAAGACTACGAGGGTGAGTTATGCGTATCCATCATTGCTACGCATGTTGACAATTCAATCGTTATCACATCCACAAATACAACCGACTTCGCCATATCCAAATTACTTGGCAAATTCAATATGCGCGATTTAGGTCCCATACATTACTTTCTAGGTATCGCATTCAAACGCGACCACGAGCGCGGTATCTTATGCCTCAATCAAACCGCTTACATCAACAACTTAGTTCACTTTGCAGGTCTTAAGGACGCTTTCTCCGCCGATACACCCCTAAGTCCCAGCGTTCAACTCACACGCTTCGATGGTGCTAAGCCGAAGTTTAACTATGGAACTTACATTGGTAAGCTCCTATATGCGGCTCTATGCACTCGACCCGACATTGCTTATGCCGTCGCACACTTAGCACAATTTACTACATGCTTCGGTCCAGCACACGTGACTCAGGTTAAGCGCCTAGTCCGTTACCTCAAGGGGACTTTGACCCTCGGCCTCACCTATCGCCGATCGGCCGAAGGCTTCGGCGAAATCGGCTACTCAGATGCCGACTGGGGCAGCAACCTTATTGACCGTAAGTCCATCTCTGGACATGTATTCATGCTCGGCGGCGCAGCCGTTTCTTGGTCAGCTAAGAAGCAAGCAACTGTTGCTTTGTCAACAATGGAAGCCGAGTATATGGCGTTATCGCACGCATGTACCCAGGCCTTATGGATGCGACAATTCTTTGAAGAACTGTACCTATACGCTGATGCACCGACCCTTATTCTCTCAGATAATCTCGCTGCACTCACTCTATCCGTCGAATCTCAATTTCATGGACGATCGAAACACATCGACATACGACACCATTTCATGCGCGATATTATCGAGAAACGGAAGGTAACTACGTTGTACGTACCGTCCAACGAGAACCTAGCAGACGCCTTCACTAAAGCACTCCCGGCACCACAATTCAGGTACCTCATGAGATCAATCATGGGCGAACCGATCGAAGAATCAATCGAAGACGAATTGATTAACTAA
- a CDS encoding Dyp-type peroxidase family — MNISFTYTGLQKLGLDVDKSPSPAGSGLDILKKGQLADAADLGDPLDNATNLPSQWIDEFKNDHNQIHGTLLIACESGETAEKCKENLKDLLGEHIKIVYEFQGDVRADEQTKERHSLKDHEHFGWKDGISNPWLKDVFCKCRRIPGQSAIDPEIILLRKGPEWAKNGSYLVFRKLAQLVPEFKSFLKENPVKSFGGRTLSPEEGADLRGAQFVGRWPMGTPLETPDSEVKEKPDVASDPMRNNDFLFKAQDQSKCPFSAHIRKMNPREDEDAMKHNGFGKNFLVRQGIAYGKEVTDKENLTGITELDRGLAFVSYQSNIHEGFRFQQTMWANNAHFPMTAGVETGLDPLIGQLTPTRALAKTFSTKAPNKDSIGLKQFVKPLGGVYCFVPSITTLKQIAGMKK; from the exons ATGAACATCTCATTCACATACACTGGTCTCCAAAAGCTGGGTCTTGACGTGGATAAATCACCGAGTCCTGCAGGATCCGGACTCGATATTCTGAAGAAGGGCCAATTGGCTGATGCTGCAGACCTAGGGGACCCGTTAGATAACGCCACGAATCTGCCATCGCAGTGGATAGACGAGTTCAAGAATGACCATAACCAAATCCATGGAACTCTGCTTATTGCCTGTGAATCTGGGGAGACGGCTGAGAAGTGTAAAGAAAACTTGAAAGATTTGCTTGGAGAGCACATCAAGATTGTTTATGAATTCCAAGGAGATGTTCGTGCAGATGAGCAAACAAAGGAACGTCATAGTCTCAAG GACCATGAGCATTTCGGTTG GAAGGATGGAATATCTAATCCGTGGCTGAAGGACGTATTTTGCAAATGTCGGCGGATTCCTGGACAATCAGCCATAGATCCAG AGATTATACTTCTCCGGAAAGGCCCCGAGTGGGCAAAGAACGGGAGCTACTTGGTGTTCAGAAAGCTCGCTCAACTCGTTCCAGAGTTCAAAAGCTTCTTGAAAGAGAATCCCGTTAAATCTTTTGGGGGTCGTACATTGTCACCTGAAGAAGGAGCCGATCTAAGAGGAGCCCAATTTGTTGGACGTTGGCCAATGG GGACCCCGCTGGAGACACCCGACAGTGAGGTTAAGGAGAAGCCTGATGTGGCAAGCGATCCGATGAGAAACAACGACTTCCTATTTAAAGCCCAGGATCAATCTAAATGCCCGTTCTCGGCTCATATACGCAAGATGAACCCGCGCGAAGATGAAGACGCCATGAAGCACAATGGCTTTGGAAAAAATTTTCTGGTCAGGCAAGGAATTGCCTATGGGAAAG AGGTCACGGACAAGGAGAACCTGACCGGAATAACGGAGCTAGATCGCGGCTTGGCCTTTGTGTCTTATCAGTCTAATATCCATGAAGGTTTCAGGTTCCAACAGACGA TGTGGGCAAATAATGCCCACTTTCCAATGACGGCAGGGGTTGAAACAGGGCTTGATCCTTTGATCGGACAACTTACACCAACAAGAGCCCTCGCGAAAACGTTCTCAACAAAAGCTCCAAACAAGGATTCCATTGGTCTAAAGCAATTCGTGAAGCCACTAGGAGGTGTATATTGCTTCGTGCCATCGATAACGACTCTGAAACAAATTGCTGGAATGAAGAAGTAA